GGCGGACCAGCGGGCCATCGTGGAGGGGCTGCCTCTGCTGCCGGCCGGTGCGGCGAGCGCGTTGCTGGTCGCCATCGGCCTGGCCGAGGTCGCGCTCGGGGTGTGGGTCCTGCTGGGGCGCCGCCCGTACGCCGCCGCCCTCGTGCAGACGGCCCTGGTCGTCGGCTTCAACACCGGCGGCCTGCTCGTCGGCGCGCAGCACATCCCCGAGCCCGGCCGACTGGTGGTCCAGGATCTCGGCTTCCTCGCGCTGATCTGGCTCGTCGCCGCCCGCCGCCCCGCGAACGGCGCACCGCGTGAAGGCGGCGCACCGCGCGAGGACGGCGCGTCGCGGGGGAGCGGCGTCGCACGGGAGCTCTGGGCGCGATGACCCCCGCCGCCCCGACCCGCCGCCCCGCGAACCGCGCACCGCGCGAAGACCGCGCACCGCGCGAAGACGGCGCACCGCGCACCCCGGGCCCCGCCGCCGGGACGCCCTGGCGGCAGGGCCGGCTGCTCGCCGGGCCCGCCCGTCGCCCCCGGGTGCTCTTCGGCCGCATGTACGAGGACCCGGCCGTCGAGCTCGCCGCCTTCCCGCCGCCCGGCGCCCGGGTGCTGTGCATCGCCTCCGCCGGGGACACCGCGGCCGCGCTCGCCGCGGCCGGGTACGAGGTCACCGCCATCGACCTGAACCCGGCCCAACTCGCCTACGCCAGGACCCGGCTGGAGGACGGGGCGCCCGCCGCGACCGGCACGGCCGAACGGCTCACCGGCCTGGGCCGCGCCGCGGCCGCCGCCCTGCTGCCCGGGTGGCGGCCCGCCGCCGTCGCCGACTTCCTGCGCCTCGACGACCCCGGCGAACAGCGGCGCCGTTGGACGGCCGAGTTCGACGGCCCCGGGCTGCGCCTGCTGGCCGCCGCCGCCCTGCGGCCCGCCGGGGCGCTCGCCACTGTCCTGCGCCCGGGCTTCCGGTGCGTGCTTCCGCGCGGCTTCGACGAGGTGTTGCTGCGCAGGATCGCCCGGACCGTCGCCCGGCACCCCAACGCCGCCAACGACTGGGCCTGGCGACTGCTGCTCGGCCGCGAACGCCCCGGCGCCACCGGCGGGATCGCCGCCCCCGGACGGGTGCGGCTGGTGCGGGGCGAGGTCGTCGAGCACCTGGAGCGGTGCGCCGCCGGGAGCTACGACGCGGTGACGCTCTCCAACGTGGTCGACGGGCCCGGCCCGGAGTTCGCCCGGCGGCTGCGCGCCGCCGTCGAGCACGCGGTCCGCCCGGGCGGGACCGCGGTGGTGCGCAGCCTGCGCGAACCGGGCCCCGGCGGGGCCGGACGCGCCGCCGAGGACCGGTCGGCGATCTGGGGCGTGGTGCGGGTCGTCCGTACCAGAACGGATGGAGTGGGGAACCGATGAAGTACCTGTTGCAGCGCCACCCCGTCCCGATCCGGGCCCGCTTCGCGCACTCGCTGGTCCTCACCTACGCCCTGCCGCCGCAGGTCCTGGAGCCGCTGCTGCCGCCGGGGCTCGCCCTCGACACCTACACCGACGCCTCCGGCACCGAGCACGGGTTCGTCGCCGCGGCCCTGGTGGACACCCGGGACCTGCGGCCCGCCTTCCTGCCGGCCGGCCTCGGCGCCGACCGGATCCTCACCGGGTACCGCATCTTCACCCGCTTCCCCACGCCCGGGGGCCGGTCCATGCGCGGGCTGAAGATCCTCCGCAGCGACACCGACAGCCGCGCCATGGCCGTCGGCGGCAACCTGCTCACCCGCTACCACTACCGGCTGGCCCGGATCGGCAGCCGGGTCGTCGGCGACACCCTGGAGTTCCGGGTCCTCAGCCGCGACGGCCGGGCCGACCTGCACGTGCGGGCCGACCTCGCGGGCACCCCCGCGGACCTGCCCGCGGGCAGCCCGTTCGCCGGAGCCAAGGACGCCCGGCGCTTCGCCGGCCCGCTGCCCTACACCTTCGAGCACGAGCCGCAGACCGCGTCGATGATCGTGGTCAAGGCCGTCCGGGCCCACTGGGAGCCCACCCCGG
The window above is part of the Kitasatospora sp. NA04385 genome. Proteins encoded here:
- a CDS encoding DoxX-like family protein; translation: MVDIGRTRWPAGAVALMWWYEGFWCKVFPGRADQRAIVEGLPLLPAGAASALLVAIGLAEVALGVWVLLGRRPYAAALVQTALVVGFNTGGLLVGAQHIPEPGRLVVQDLGFLALIWLVAARRPANGAPREGGAPREDGASRGSGVARELWAR
- a CDS encoding DUF2071 domain-containing protein, with translation MKYLLQRHPVPIRARFAHSLVLTYALPPQVLEPLLPPGLALDTYTDASGTEHGFVAAALVDTRDLRPAFLPAGLGADRILTGYRIFTRFPTPGGRSMRGLKILRSDTDSRAMAVGGNLLTRYHYRLARIGSRVVGDTLEFRVLSRDGRADLHVRADLAGTPADLPAGSPFAGAKDARRFAGPLPYTFEHEPQTASMIVVKAVRAHWEPTPVTVELPTPPTFFAHGPFAGTTPVLANAFHVADLDYGWEAGRRRAENGAER
- a CDS encoding DUF3419 family protein, translated to MTPAAPTRRPANRAPREDRAPREDGAPRTPGPAAGTPWRQGRLLAGPARRPRVLFGRMYEDPAVELAAFPPPGARVLCIASAGDTAAALAAAGYEVTAIDLNPAQLAYARTRLEDGAPAATGTAERLTGLGRAAAAALLPGWRPAAVADFLRLDDPGEQRRRWTAEFDGPGLRLLAAAALRPAGALATVLRPGFRCVLPRGFDEVLLRRIARTVARHPNAANDWAWRLLLGRERPGATGGIAAPGRVRLVRGEVVEHLERCAAGSYDAVTLSNVVDGPGPEFARRLRAAVEHAVRPGGTAVVRSLREPGPGGAGRAAEDRSAIWGVVRVVRTRTDGVGNR